Genomic DNA from Candidatus Sulfurimonas marisnigri:
GTTGGAGCATAAACCCAATCAGGTTGATTTTGGTAATTTGGCATAATATCATTTTCTTGTAGTTTACCTAAAGGCTTGATATAGCTTTTTGTTGGATTTTGAATAACAACATCATCTCTTAAGAAGAATCCAGAACCCTTTTCTTGATCCATAGCACTAAATATTCTTATATCGCTAAGTTTTTTAATACCAGCAGAATCATAATCTACTTTAGCATCATGACAAACAGCACAAAGCTTTTGAATATTGCCTCCATCAGCATTAGTGTTTACTCTTAAGTACATAAAGTTTTTGTTTGATGGATGTGCTTCATGACAACTGATACAGTCAAGCATTCCATTTTTAAGCAAGTTTTTTGGCACACTTGCGATTTTTGGATTTGGAACCATACCGATAGGGTGAGTAGTATGCATGTGAACTGGTCTAATTCCCGCTCCACCAAATTGAGTTAGCTCATGACAACCTAGACAGTTTTTCGCAGTTAACTTATCAAAACTCTCTCTATTTAGAGGGTTTTTCATTTTTGTATTTTTTACAGCAAATAACTTATCATCTACAGCAAAGTGAGTACTATGACAACCTAAACAAGTTATCCCATCATGTGGACCTGCCGCACTTAACATATTTGGTGCTAAAGCAATTAGTAAACCTAATGCAATACCGCTAATACCTTTTTTCATATAGTTCATCCTTATTATTTAAACTTAATTTTTCTTGTGACGATTTTATCACTTTATTTATTTATATTTTCTTAATCTTACTAATATTTTTTATTATTTACAAAAGTCGGCTAAAAGTCCACTCTTTATCAGAGAATATGTCTTTTCGCCTTTTAACTTTTTAACTATTTCAAGTGCAAAACATATGGCAGTAGCGGGTCCACGAGAAGTAATAACATTTTCACACTCTACAACCATCATTTTATCTCCTAAATATTCACCCTGCTTTATATGATTCTCAAAAGATGGGTAACATGTGTATTTGTCTTTCAATACTCCAGCTTCACTAAGAGCAAAAGGCGCTGCACAAATTGCTCCAATATTTTTACCTTTAGAATCCATCTCTTTTAATATTCTTTGTACATTTTCATCCTCTGCTAGAGCAAAAGTTCCCTCAACTCCACCTGGTAAAACTATCATTTCAAGTTCATCTACAACTACATCATTTATATTTATATCACTTATAATTGAGATGCCATTTGCACCTTTTACTGCATTATCATCATTTAAAGAAGCCACTAATACCTCTATTTCTGCTCGTCTCAAAACATCAATAATACTGACTGCTTCTATCTCTTCAAATCCTCTAGCTAATGGCACCAAAACTTTTATCATAATATCTCCATATATGTTCATTTATACAAATTCTATACTTTTAATGTTATAATCTACTTTAAATTAGTTCAAGGATTTCGTTTTTGAGTGATATATTTACACTATTTAGAGTCCATCAATATATAAAAAATTTATTTATCTTTATGCCTTTACTTTTCTCTTTTTCATATTTAAATGCTGATAATAATTTAAACACTTTTGTGGCATTTATTCTGTTTTCTATACTTGCGAGCAGTATCTACATCTTTAACGACCTTATGGACGTAGAAGAAGACAGGGGTCATCCGATTAAAAAAAATCGTCCTTTGGCATCTGGCAAAGTCTCTGTAAGAACAGGTAAATTACTTATTTTACTATTGTCTATATTTTCACTCACAATATCATTTGTTTTTTATACCCAACTATTCATCGTACTGCTCGTCTATTTTATTCTAAATATTCTCTATTCTATAAAACTAAAACATATTGCAATTTTAGATATATTCATTATCGCAACAGGTTTTGTTTTAAGGCTTTTTGCAGGTTCAGCAGTTACAGGTATTGAGCTCTCTATGTGGATAATAATTATGACATTCCTGCTGGCAATATTTTTAGCCTTGGCAAAAAGAAGAGATGATGTACTTCTCTCACTTCTAGGGCAAGAGACAAGAAAAAACATAGATGGATACAATTTAGAGTTTGTAAACGCTGCAATGGTACTAATGGCAGGAGTTGTCGTAGTTAGTTATATACAGTACACAATATCGCCAGAGGTTATACTAAGACTCGACACAAACTATCTTTATATAACTTCATTTTTTGTAATACTGGGAGTTTTGAGATATATGCAGATAACCTTTGTTGAACAAGATAGCGGAAGTCCAACAAAAGTAGTCATAAGAGATAGATTTTTAAAACTTACAATTATATTTTGGCTACTGAGCTTTATAGGTATTACTAAACTTATATGATTATTATTAGATATGTTCTGTTTGCTCTAGTATCAACCGTAGTGAATATACTGTTTCAGTATTTTAGTTTTATTATCTACGATGGTTTTTTATCACTCTATGTAGCTATGTTTTTTGGTACTTTAGCAGGTCTTATTTTAAAATATATATTGGACAAAAAATACATATTTTTTCATACGCCCAAGAGTAAAAAGGATGATGGTAGAAAATTTCTTTTATACTCTCTTATGGGAGTTTTTACAACCTTTATCTTCTGGGGTTTTGAGATTGGGTTTGACTACATGTATGAAAGCCAAAACGCCAAATATATTGGTGCAGTAATTGGTCTTAGTATAGGGTATGTTGTGAAATATTTTTTAGATAAAAAATTTGTGTTTAAGGGGTAAGTTGTGAGTTTAATAAGTTGGGGAATGTACCCAAAAATCAAAAATCAAAAATTTTCTCTAAGAGACAGAGCATCTCTATCTGAGTACATGTCAAATACAAATGAGTGTATACCATTTGGAAATGGCAGAAGCTATGGCGACAGTGCTATAAATGAACATATAGTTTATGTAAAGCCGTATAACAATTTTTTAAACTTTGATGAAAATACCGGTATTCTTACATGTCAAGCTGGAGTACTTCTTAGTGAAATACTTGACTCTTTCGTCCCTCGTGGCTGGTTTTTAAAAGTAACACCAGGGACTAAACTTATAACAGTTGGCGGAGCTATTGCCAGTGATGTTCACGGAAAAAACCATCATATAGAGGGCTGTTTTAGTGAGTGTGTTGAAGAGTTTAGCATCATGCTTGAAGACGGGACTATCAAAGCGGTAAAAAAAGGTGATGGGCTTTTTCTAGCTACATGTGGCGGTATGGGACTAACTGGTGTAATACTAGAAGCAAAAGTATCTCTAAAAAAAATCAACTCCAAGTTCATAAACCAGACAACCATAAAAACTAAAAATTTAAAAGAGACATTTGAAGCTTTTGAGAACAATAAACAACTTCCTTATTCTGTAGCCTGGATAGACTGCTTAGCTAAAGATGAAAACATTGGTAAATGTCTACTGATGGTTGGAGACTTTGCAGATGATGGCAACTTAGAATATAAAAGCAAAAAGAAGTTAAGCATACCTTTTAACTTCCCATCATTTGCTCTAAATACTCTAAGCGTAAAAGCTTTTAACTGGCTCTACTACGCAAAAGCACCAGATGGAATCTCAAAACAAAAAGTTGATATAGATACATTTTTTTATCCTTTAGATGCTATAGGAAACTGGAATAGAATTTACGGAAAGAATGGTTTTACCCAGTATCAGTTTATCCTGCCAAAAGAGAACAGTTTTGAAGGACTTCAAGAGATTCTTGGCGAGATTTCTGCCTCTGGCAAAGGCTCTTTTTTAGCAGTTTTAAAACTGTATGGAAAAGAGAACAAAAACTACCTCTCTTTCCCAATAGAAGGCTATTCATTGGCACTTGATTTTAAGATTGAAGATGGTCTTTTTGAGTTATTGGACAAACTTGATGAGATTGTAGTTAAGTACAGCGGTAGAATCTACCTGACAAAAGACGTAAGAGTAAGCAAAGAGACTTTTGAACAGGGTTACCCTCAAATAGACAAGTTTAGAGAGTTTAGAAAAGAGAACAATATGGATAGTAAATTCAATTCATTACAATCAAAAAGGGTAGAAATATGAGTTATGTTTTAATAATTGGCGCAAAAAGTGACATTGCAAAAGAGGTTGCTAGGACTTATGCAAAAAATGGCTACAACCTTTACTTAGCAGCAAGAGAGAGCTCTTCACTTGAAGACTTAAAACAAGATATCGAGGTTCGTTCAGGCGTACATGTAGAACTAAAAGAGTTTGACATAACAGCTTATGAAACTCATGAAAACTTCTACTCAGAACTTGGAGAAAAACCTCTTGGAGCTATAGTAGTCTCTGGTTATATGGTTGAACAAAAACTTGCTCAAAAAGATTGGAATGAATCTCTGCAAACTATAAATGTTAATTATACAGGAGCAGTCAGTATTTTAAATATCATCGCTAATGATTTTGAACGTGAACGCAGAGGTTTTATAGTTGGTGTTAGTTCTGTTGCAGGTGACAGAGGTAGAAAAGCCAACTACATTTACGGAAGTTCTAAAGCTGCTTTTACAACTTATTTAGGCGGTTTAAGAAACAGACTTTACGAGAGCGGTGTGAATGTACTTACGGTTAAACCAGGTTTTGTAAACACTAAAATGACTGAGAACCTAGACCTTCCAGAAAAACTAACTGCTGAACCACAAGATGTAGCAAATGATATCTACAATGCTCAGCAAAAAGGTAGAAATGTACTATATACCAAATCTATATGGGTACTTGTAATGCTGATTATTAAACATATTCCAGAGTTCATGTTTAAGAAAATGAGCATATGAGAGAGTACTATAACAAAGAGCTTAAGACCCTCTATGCAATCTTTTTCTTTAAGATTTTAATCCTATCATTTTTGCCACTTACTGGTGATGAAGCATACTTTATCAAATGGGGACAAAACCTAAGCATGGGTTATTATGACCATCCTCCTATGGTTGGCTGGATTATATACCTAATGAGTTTTGTTAATGATAGCTATGTATTTTTTAGACTTTTTGCAGTTGTCACCACCTTTATAGCAGCTTTCGTTATCTATAAAATAGCCCTACTCTATAGAGTTAACAATGCGAAGGCCCTTTTGGTTGCTCTTATCTTTTTGGCATCACCAATAGACTTGCTACTAGCACTAATGACAAACGATATTACCCTGCTCTTTTTCAGCTCACTTGGAACTCTCTTTTTGCTATATTCTTTAGAGAGAAAAGAGTGGTTTAGGTATGCTCTTCTTGCTGGTATATTTTTGGGTTCTTCATTTTTGAGTAAATATTTTGCTGTATTTTTAATGCTCTCTTTACTTGTTTTTTCACTCTACGTGTACAAATCAAAAGCCATTAAAAATGTGTTGGTAGTTACTTTTGTTATTTTGCTATTTATTGCTGAGAATCTGTACTTTAACTACAATAGTTGCTGGAACAATATAATATTTAACTTCTTTGCCAGAACACAAGAGAATAGTTATAATATAGGTACAGTAATTGGCTATTTTGCACTAATTTTGTACGTTCTCTCCCCATGGGGATTATACTTTTTATTTAAAGCAAAATTTGAAAATACAAAACTGTTAAAACTACTAGTTATCATATTAACCCTTGGCTTTTTTGTATTCTTCGTAGTCTCATTAAAAAATGAAATAGGACTACACTGGTTCTTGATTTTTGTACCATATATATTTTTGCTGTTTACTTTTTTAGATGACAAACACCTTAATAAACTATTCAAATATAATGCTGTTTTTACATTTATACATGTAGCAGTATTTACAACTGTTTTACTAATTCCAACTTCAATGCTAGAAAATCATAAAAAATACTCAGATATACTTATGTATACACAGCCTGAAGAGATTTGTATAGAGATTGACAAACTAAGTGATGGGCAAATTTTCACATACAGCTACTCAACTGCATCAGTTCTCTCCTACTCCTGTGAAAAAGATGTTACGGTACTATTTAGCGGATCAAAATATGGACGTTTTGATGATAAACTACTGGATGTAAGAACTTTGTCAAACAAAGATATAACTCTTTTTAAGAAAAAACCAATTGATGAAAATCAGCTAAAACAAGTTTGTAAATCTTACACTATCGAGAAAAAAGAGATTAAAAATGCAAACTTTTATATGGCTACATGCAGAGAGTTTAACTATGAAGAGTACAAGGCAAACTACTTAGATTTTCAAAATGAAAGATTTTATAATATTCCGGATTGGCTCCCTATTGGAGAGTGCTACTTTAAAGATAGATATTTTAAAAATGATGAGAGTATGTAAATGACACTGGCACTATTTGATTTTGACGGAACGCTAACTTCAAAAGACTCACTTGGAGAGTTTTTAAAATATAGTGTATCACGAGAGAAGTACATCATTAACATGCTCAAATTTACACCATACTTTATTCTTTGGCAACTAAAACTTATGAGAAATGACATAGCAAAACAGAAGCTTTTTAAACTGTTTTACGATGAAATAGATGAAGAAGTTTTCAAAGAGCTAGCCACAAAATTCTCACTTAAAAAAATAGATACTATTATTAGAAAAGAGAGACTAGAAATACTTAAAAACCATCAGGCTAATGGAGACAGAGTTGTAATTGTATCAGCTTCAGTCCAGTGCTGGATACAACCTTGGTGCGATAAAAACAACATCGAACTTCTCTCAACACAGCTTGAGTTTAAAAACAAAAAATTCACAGGCAGGTTTTTAACTAAAAACTGCCATGGAATAGAGAAAGAAAACCGTATTAGAGAACTTCTACATGTAGAAGATTATGAGACTGTCTATGCTTATGGTGACAGTTCTGGAGACACGCAGATGCTCGCTCTTGCTGACAAGGCTATTTTGTACTAATATCTTTTAGGTTATCATTAAATATGGAAGCTAATCAAATTCTTAACCTTTTTTTAGTATAATCAATCAACTTAAAAAAGGTAGAGAAAAACTTAAATGATAAACTATCAAAGCATAAAACCTTGGCTATTTAAACTTCAACCTGAGAATGCCCACCACATAGCAGAGACAGTGCTTAGGCTCCCTAATCTTTGCCAAATTCCTTTTAACTCCTTTTTGGAATCACATTTCATTACCAATGATGTTTTGTCTCAAGAACTTTTTGGACGTACTTTTTTAAACCCTGTCGGACTCGGTGCGGGATTTGATAAAAATGCAACTATGATTCGTGGTATGCAGATATTAGGTTTTGGTTTCACAGAAATTGGAACTCTTACTCCAAAGCCGCAAGAGGGAAATCCTAAGCCCAGAATGTGGAGACACATAGAAGAAGAAACTATCCAAAATGCTATGGGTTTCAACAACGAAGGTCTGCTAAAAGCTCAAAAAAGACTAAAAGAGCGTTTTCCTTTTACAACTCCAATAGGTGTTAACATTGGTAAAAATAAACTCACATCTGAGAGCGAAGCTATAAATGACTATACAACTCTTATTAAAGCACTTCATGAGCTAGGAGATTATTTAGTAATCAATATCTCTTCACCCAACACCCCAGGTCTTCGTGACTTGCAAAATGAAGAGTTTATTACAAAACTTTTCTCTGAGGCAAAAGCTATTACAGATAAGCCAATTTTGCTAAAAATTGCACCCGATATGTCAGTTGAAGATGCAGTTGCACTTACAAAAATGGCAGTAGAAAAAGGTGCTGATGGCATAATTGCTACCAACACTACAATCGACTACTCGCTTGTAAAATCTCCTTATGATAAAGGTGGGCTTAGTGGAGCAGTTTTAAAGAAAAAAAGTTTTGAAATATTTGAAGCTATTGCAAAAGAGCTTTATGGAAAAACGGTACTTATCTCCGTCGGTGGGATTGACTCCGCAAAAGAAGCATATAAACGTATAAAAGCCGGAGCTTCTCTTGTTCAAATACTAAGCGGTCTTGTGTTTCACGGTCCGGACATGATAAAAAATATAAACATTGAGCTTACTGAGCTAATAAAAGCTGATGGATATTCTAATATCACTGAAGCAATAGGTGCAGATAGAAAATGAAACTTTTCTTAGCACTCACACTAATTTTAGGAACTATTATGGCATCATCACTACCTAAGTACGAAACGAAAACTCTAAAAAACGGGTTGCAAATTGTTGTTATTCCATTAGAAAATTCAACTAATGTTATAAGCACTGATATCTTCTACAAAGTTGGAAGCAGAAATGAAGTTATGGGTAAGACTGGTATTGCTCATATGCTAGAGCATATGAACTTTAAATCTACAAAAAACCTTCCAGCTGGTCAATTTGACAAAGAGGTAAAAGGTGTAGGTGGTGTAAATAATGCATCAACTAGTTTTGACTACACTCACTACTATATAAAATCAAGTACAGACAATTTAGGCAAATCTTTAGAGCTTTATGCAGAACTAATGCAAAACCTTAACCTAAAAGATAGTGAGTTCCAACCTGAGCGTGATGTTGTAGCAGAAGAGAGACGATGGAGAACAGAGAATTCTCCTCTTGGGTATTTATATTTTGCAATGTTTAATAACGCCTACACTTACCACCCATACCACTGGACACCAATTGGTTTTATGAATGACATACAAACTTGGACGATTAATGATATAAAAGATTTTCATAAAACTTACTACCAACCAAACAATGCAATTTTAATGGTAACTGGTGATGTAGATGCAAAAGAAGTATTCAAACGTGCAAAGAAAGAGTTTGGAGACATCAAGAATAAAGCAAAAATTCCTGAATTCAAATTTGTAGAGCCCGAACAAGACGGTCCAAAAAGAATCACTATACATAGAGACAGCGAAGTGGAGATGTTAGCTATAACTTTTCATATCCCTGACTTTAAAAGTGAAGACCAAGTTACTCTGAGTGTTATTTCAGAGATTCTATTTTCAGGTAAAAGCTCAAGACTATATAAAGAGTTAATAGATAAAAAACGCCTTGTAAACAGTATATATGCCTACAATATGGAAAATATTGATCCAGGTCTTTTTATATTTTTAACATCTTGCAACCCTGGAGTAAAAGCTGAAGATGTAGAAAAAGAGCTTATAGAGCAGATTGAGCTTATTAAAAATGAAAAAGTACAAAAAAAAGAGATAGAGAAAGTTAAAATTAATTCAAAAGCTGATTTTATCTACTCACTTGAAAGTTCAACTTCTGTGGCAAACCTTTTTGGAAGCTACTTAGTTCGTGGAGACTTAACACCACTGCTAACATATGAAGAAAATATAGAAAAAATAACTGTTAAAAATGTTCAAAATATTGCAAAAAAATATTTTAATTTTGACAAATCCACAACACTGATTTTGAAAAAAGGTAAGTAATTGTTCTGTGTAACTTTTTCAGAATTTAATCAAGCCGTAGAAATATTAGGACTTATTGGTGTTGAAACAAAAGATGATATAAAAAAAAGATATTTAAAACTATCTCGTGAATATCATCCAGACATGAATAATGGTTCTACTGAAAAGTTTCAAGAAATAAATGAAGCATATAAGATTTTGAGCAAGTATGTGGATAGTTTTAAATTTAGATTTACAAAAGAAGAATTTGGAAACCAGCACCCTTTTTCTGTAGGTGATACAGAGTGGCTTCACAAACCAAAAAATACTTAACCATACTATTTACTTACCTAACTTAGAAACAATAGCATCTTCAAAATCATAATAAAACTATTTTAGTTATTTAAGGTTATAAATTATATAATACCTTCTAACGATTTGTTAGACGTACTCATGGACTAGGCTGGAATGGGATGCGTCAAATTTAACAGCCCTATTTATAAGGAGTTTATTATGTTTAAGAAACCACTAATACTATCTATATTGGCAGCTGCGCTATGTTTATCTCCAGGCTTCTCTCTGTCTGCTGAAGATCAGCTTCAAACCCGCGATCAACTTCAGACGCGTGATCAAACACAAATGTATGGTAGTCAGTTGATGACCGAGCAAGAGAGAGCTGAAATGCGCAACAAAATGCGTAATGCAAAAAATGCCCAGGAGAGAGAACAGATTCGTAATGAAAACCATGAACGAATGAAAGTTCGGGCAAAGAAACGTGGTGTAACAATTCCAGATGAGCCAGCTTCAATGGGAAATGGAATGGGGCCTGGTAATGGAATGGGACAAGGCGGCGGAATGGGCGGCGGTCGAAACCGCTAATAACCTAAATAATAAAATTATTTAATTTAAGCGAGGCGCACGGAAACTTGTGTGTCCGCGAAATCTAATTTAAAATCTTTCTTTGTAGGACGTATAGATTATTACTCTTGCTACAAGACTCCCTGAACCTCTCTTTTAATTCTATATCATAAGTAATAATATAAATATCTGCATTAACTGCTTTTAAATCTTCAAAATTTTTAAGCAAGATTCCATCTGCTACATTTTTACCATGGTCACACTTTGTAAAATTAAAAGAGTTTAGAGTTTTACCAAAATCGTATAAATCCGCCTCCCACTCAGCCTTAAACAGATACAAAGAGTCTGGATTACATGATATGTATATATTTTTATCTTCTATTTCAAAAGGCTCAACAATATGAGAAAACATAGGGGAAATATTTGAAAAATTTTCTATGTCCCAAAAAAGATAAGCTTTCCTTGTTTTTACAGGAACTTTTTTATTAAAAAGTATCAAGCTATTGGAAATATTTAAATTTACATAAGCATTGTCATTTATAAATTCTATTTGATTTTTAAGTTTTACTGCGGTTTCGGCACTAAATCTTAAAAGGGATGATAGCTCTATAAACATATCAAGTTCTAAAAGTTCGTCAGAGCACCCTCCTCTTTGATAGCTGTTAAAACTCTTTAGTTTATTGGGTGAATACATAGTTTTCAGAGTTATCTCTTCATTAGAAGAAAAAGCACGTACTATTGATACAAAATGCTTATATGCACTTCTTGTTTTAGGAAGTTCAATATTTCCATAAAATTTTTTATTTATAATAATTTTTTTCATATTAATAATTATATCAAATAAGATGTTGAACTTACTGATATTAAAT
This window encodes:
- a CDS encoding cytochrome c3 family protein, whose protein sequence is MKKGISGIALGLLIALAPNMLSAAGPHDGITCLGCHSTHFAVDDKLFAVKNTKMKNPLNRESFDKLTAKNCLGCHELTQFGGAGIRPVHMHTTHPIGMVPNPKIASVPKNLLKNGMLDCISCHEAHPSNKNFMYLRVNTNADGGNIQKLCAVCHDAKVDYDSAGIKKLSDIRIFSAMDQEKGSGFFLRDDVVIQNPTKSYIKPLGKLQENDIMPNYQNQPDWVYAPTVNPLDDFKDTAKPKKK
- a CDS encoding DJ-1 family glyoxalase III, encoding MIKVLVPLARGFEEIEAVSIIDVLRRAEIEVLVASLNDDNAVKGANGISIISDININDVVVDELEMIVLPGGVEGTFALAEDENVQRILKEMDSKGKNIGAICAAPFALSEAGVLKDKYTCYPSFENHIKQGEYLGDKMMVVECENVITSRGPATAICFALEIVKKLKGEKTYSLIKSGLLADFCK
- a CDS encoding UbiA prenyltransferase family protein — its product is MSDIFTLFRVHQYIKNLFIFMPLLFSFSYLNADNNLNTFVAFILFSILASSIYIFNDLMDVEEDRGHPIKKNRPLASGKVSVRTGKLLILLLSIFSLTISFVFYTQLFIVLLVYFILNILYSIKLKHIAILDIFIIATGFVLRLFAGSAVTGIELSMWIIIMTFLLAIFLALAKRRDDVLLSLLGQETRKNIDGYNLEFVNAAMVLMAGVVVVSYIQYTISPEVILRLDTNYLYITSFFVILGVLRYMQITFVEQDSGSPTKVVIRDRFLKLTIIFWLLSFIGITKLI
- a CDS encoding GtrA family protein: MIIIRYVLFALVSTVVNILFQYFSFIIYDGFLSLYVAMFFGTLAGLILKYILDKKYIFFHTPKSKKDDGRKFLLYSLMGVFTTFIFWGFEIGFDYMYESQNAKYIGAVIGLSIGYVVKYFLDKKFVFKG
- a CDS encoding FAD-binding oxidoreductase — its product is MSLISWGMYPKIKNQKFSLRDRASLSEYMSNTNECIPFGNGRSYGDSAINEHIVYVKPYNNFLNFDENTGILTCQAGVLLSEILDSFVPRGWFLKVTPGTKLITVGGAIASDVHGKNHHIEGCFSECVEEFSIMLEDGTIKAVKKGDGLFLATCGGMGLTGVILEAKVSLKKINSKFINQTTIKTKNLKETFEAFENNKQLPYSVAWIDCLAKDENIGKCLLMVGDFADDGNLEYKSKKKLSIPFNFPSFALNTLSVKAFNWLYYAKAPDGISKQKVDIDTFFYPLDAIGNWNRIYGKNGFTQYQFILPKENSFEGLQEILGEISASGKGSFLAVLKLYGKENKNYLSFPIEGYSLALDFKIEDGLFELLDKLDEIVVKYSGRIYLTKDVRVSKETFEQGYPQIDKFREFRKENNMDSKFNSLQSKRVEI
- a CDS encoding SDR family oxidoreductase, translating into MSYVLIIGAKSDIAKEVARTYAKNGYNLYLAARESSSLEDLKQDIEVRSGVHVELKEFDITAYETHENFYSELGEKPLGAIVVSGYMVEQKLAQKDWNESLQTINVNYTGAVSILNIIANDFERERRGFIVGVSSVAGDRGRKANYIYGSSKAAFTTYLGGLRNRLYESGVNVLTVKPGFVNTKMTENLDLPEKLTAEPQDVANDIYNAQQKGRNVLYTKSIWVLVMLIIKHIPEFMFKKMSI
- a CDS encoding ArnT family glycosyltransferase, which produces MREYYNKELKTLYAIFFFKILILSFLPLTGDEAYFIKWGQNLSMGYYDHPPMVGWIIYLMSFVNDSYVFFRLFAVVTTFIAAFVIYKIALLYRVNNAKALLVALIFLASPIDLLLALMTNDITLLFFSSLGTLFLLYSLERKEWFRYALLAGIFLGSSFLSKYFAVFLMLSLLVFSLYVYKSKAIKNVLVVTFVILLFIAENLYFNYNSCWNNIIFNFFARTQENSYNIGTVIGYFALILYVLSPWGLYFLFKAKFENTKLLKLLVIILTLGFFVFFVVSLKNEIGLHWFLIFVPYIFLLFTFLDDKHLNKLFKYNAVFTFIHVAVFTTVLLIPTSMLENHKKYSDILMYTQPEEICIEIDKLSDGQIFTYSYSTASVLSYSCEKDVTVLFSGSKYGRFDDKLLDVRTLSNKDITLFKKKPIDENQLKQVCKSYTIEKKEIKNANFYMATCREFNYEEYKANYLDFQNERFYNIPDWLPIGECYFKDRYFKNDESM
- a CDS encoding HAD-IB family hydrolase — protein: MTLALFDFDGTLTSKDSLGEFLKYSVSREKYIINMLKFTPYFILWQLKLMRNDIAKQKLFKLFYDEIDEEVFKELATKFSLKKIDTIIRKERLEILKNHQANGDRVVIVSASVQCWIQPWCDKNNIELLSTQLEFKNKKFTGRFLTKNCHGIEKENRIRELLHVEDYETVYAYGDSSGDTQMLALADKAILY
- a CDS encoding quinone-dependent dihydroorotate dehydrogenase, with the translated sequence MINYQSIKPWLFKLQPENAHHIAETVLRLPNLCQIPFNSFLESHFITNDVLSQELFGRTFLNPVGLGAGFDKNATMIRGMQILGFGFTEIGTLTPKPQEGNPKPRMWRHIEEETIQNAMGFNNEGLLKAQKRLKERFPFTTPIGVNIGKNKLTSESEAINDYTTLIKALHELGDYLVINISSPNTPGLRDLQNEEFITKLFSEAKAITDKPILLKIAPDMSVEDAVALTKMAVEKGADGIIATNTTIDYSLVKSPYDKGGLSGAVLKKKSFEIFEAIAKELYGKTVLISVGGIDSAKEAYKRIKAGASLVQILSGLVFHGPDMIKNINIELTELIKADGYSNITEAIGADRK
- a CDS encoding M16 family metallopeptidase: MKLFLALTLILGTIMASSLPKYETKTLKNGLQIVVIPLENSTNVISTDIFYKVGSRNEVMGKTGIAHMLEHMNFKSTKNLPAGQFDKEVKGVGGVNNASTSFDYTHYYIKSSTDNLGKSLELYAELMQNLNLKDSEFQPERDVVAEERRWRTENSPLGYLYFAMFNNAYTYHPYHWTPIGFMNDIQTWTINDIKDFHKTYYQPNNAILMVTGDVDAKEVFKRAKKEFGDIKNKAKIPEFKFVEPEQDGPKRITIHRDSEVEMLAITFHIPDFKSEDQVTLSVISEILFSGKSSRLYKELIDKKRLVNSIYAYNMENIDPGLFIFLTSCNPGVKAEDVEKELIEQIELIKNEKVQKKEIEKVKINSKADFIYSLESSTSVANLFGSYLVRGDLTPLLTYEENIEKITVKNVQNIAKKYFNFDKSTTLILKKGK
- a CDS encoding J domain-containing protein → MFCVTFSEFNQAVEILGLIGVETKDDIKKRYLKLSREYHPDMNNGSTEKFQEINEAYKILSKYVDSFKFRFTKEEFGNQHPFSVGDTEWLHKPKNT